One Prevotella intermedia ATCC 25611 = DSM 20706 DNA window includes the following coding sequences:
- a CDS encoding fumarate reductase/succinate dehydrogenase flavoprotein subunit, with protein sequence MAKILDSKIPEGPVAEKWTNYKAHQRLVNPKNKLKLDVIVVGTGLAGASAAASLGEMGFTVYNFCIQDSPRRAHSIAAQGGINAAKNYQNDGDSIYRLFYDTVKGGDYRAREANVYRLAEVSNSIIDQCVAQGVPFAREYGGMLANRSFGGAQVSRTFYAKGQTGQQLLLGAYSALSKQVNDGRVKLYTRYEMEDVVVVDDHARGIIAKNLVTGELERFSANAVVIATGGYGNAYFLSTNAMGCNCTAAVQCYRKGAYFANPAFVQIHPTCIPVHGDKQSKLTLMSESLRNDGRIWVPKNIEDAKALQAGTKKGSDIPEEERDYYLERRYPAFGNLVPRDVASRAAKERCDHGFGVNNTGLAVFLDFSESINRLGLNVIRQRYGNLFDMYEEITDVNPGELAKEINGVKYYNPMMIYPAIHYTMGGIWVDYELQTTIKGLFAIGECNFSDHGANRLGASALMQGLADGYFVLPYTIQNYLADQSLWGKIPTDHPEFVKAEKGVQDEIDRLMNIKGKRSVDSIHKEFGRIMWDYVGMGRTKEGLETGLQKMKEIRKEFETNLFIPGSKEGLNVELDKAIHLRDFITMGELVAYDAISRNESCGGHFREEYQTEEGEAKRDDENYFYVGCWEYKGSDTAEPELIKEPLEYEAIKVQTRNYKN encoded by the coding sequence ATGGCTAAAATATTAGATTCAAAAATCCCAGAAGGACCAGTAGCAGAGAAGTGGACCAATTATAAGGCTCACCAGCGTTTGGTTAATCCTAAGAATAAATTAAAGCTCGATGTTATTGTAGTTGGTACAGGCTTGGCAGGTGCCAGTGCTGCAGCATCGCTTGGCGAAATGGGTTTCACTGTTTACAATTTCTGTATTCAGGACTCACCACGTCGTGCACACTCAATTGCTGCACAAGGTGGTATCAACGCCGCAAAAAACTATCAGAACGATGGCGACTCTATCTATCGTCTGTTCTACGACACGGTAAAGGGCGGCGACTATCGCGCTCGTGAAGCAAACGTTTACCGTTTGGCTGAAGTGTCAAACAGCATTATCGACCAGTGTGTGGCACAGGGTGTACCTTTCGCACGCGAATACGGTGGTATGTTGGCAAACCGTTCTTTCGGTGGTGCGCAGGTATCACGTACATTCTATGCAAAGGGTCAGACAGGTCAGCAGCTTCTTCTCGGTGCTTATTCTGCATTGAGCAAGCAGGTTAATGATGGTCGTGTGAAGCTTTACACACGCTACGAAATGGAAGATGTTGTTGTGGTTGACGACCACGCACGTGGCATCATTGCCAAGAATTTGGTTACTGGCGAGCTTGAGCGTTTCTCTGCAAATGCAGTTGTTATCGCTACAGGTGGTTATGGTAACGCATACTTCCTTTCTACCAACGCTATGGGTTGCAACTGTACAGCAGCTGTTCAGTGCTACCGCAAGGGTGCTTATTTCGCAAATCCAGCGTTCGTTCAGATTCACCCAACCTGTATTCCTGTTCACGGCGACAAGCAGTCTAAGCTTACATTGATGTCAGAGTCGTTGCGTAACGACGGTCGTATTTGGGTTCCAAAGAACATCGAAGACGCTAAGGCATTGCAGGCAGGAACAAAGAAAGGTTCAGATATTCCAGAAGAAGAGCGCGACTACTACTTGGAGCGTCGCTATCCAGCTTTCGGTAACTTGGTGCCTCGCGACGTGGCTTCACGCGCTGCCAAGGAGCGTTGCGACCACGGCTTCGGTGTAAACAACACAGGTTTGGCTGTGTTCCTCGACTTCTCTGAAAGCATCAACCGTCTTGGCTTGAACGTTATCCGCCAGCGTTATGGCAACCTCTTCGATATGTACGAGGAAATCACCGACGTAAATCCAGGCGAGTTGGCTAAGGAAATCAATGGCGTTAAGTATTACAACCCAATGATGATTTACCCTGCTATCCACTATACAATGGGTGGTATCTGGGTTGATTACGAGTTGCAAACCACCATTAAGGGACTCTTCGCTATTGGCGAATGTAACTTCTCTGACCACGGTGCTAACCGTCTTGGTGCTTCTGCATTGATGCAAGGTTTGGCAGACGGCTACTTCGTATTACCTTATACTATACAGAACTACTTGGCAGACCAATCTCTTTGGGGCAAGATTCCTACCGACCACCCAGAGTTTGTTAAGGCAGAGAAGGGCGTTCAAGACGAAATCGACCGCCTTATGAACATCAAGGGTAAGCGTAGTGTAGATTCTATCCACAAGGAATTTGGCCGTATTATGTGGGATTACGTAGGAATGGGTCGCACAAAAGAAGGCTTGGAAACAGGTTTGCAGAAGATGAAGGAAATACGTAAGGAGTTCGAAACCAACCTCTTTATACCAGGAAGCAAGGAAGGACTCAACGTCGAACTCGACAAGGCTATCCACCTTCGCGACTTCATTACAATGGGCGAGCTCGTAGCTTACGATGCTATTTCACGCAATGAGAGCTGCGGCGGTCACTTCCGCGAAGAATATCAGACCGAAGAAGGTGAAGCTAAGCGTGATGACGAAAATTACTTCTACGTAGGTTGCTGGGAGTATAAGGGCAGCGATACCGCTGAGCCTGAACTCATCAAGGAACCACTCGAGTACGAGGCAATTAAGGTTCAAACACGTAACTACAAGAACTAA
- a CDS encoding DNA topoisomerase IV subunit B, whose amino-acid sequence MAEESKKTVAYTDDNIRHLSDMEHVRTRPGMYIGRLGDGKLPEDGIYVLLKEVIDNSIDEFKMNEGTRIEIEVEDNLRVSVRDYGRGIPQGKLVEAVSVLNTGGKYDSKAFKKSVGLNGVGIKAVNALSTKFEVKSFREGKVRSLTFEKGIKKTDKTTKSNDEQGTYIYFEPDNTLFKNYSFQDDIVVTMLRNYTYLNTGLTIMYNGHRILSRHGLKDLLSDNMTVDPLYPIVHMKGDDIEIAFTHTNQYGEEYYSFVNGQHTTQGGTHQSAFKEHIAKTIKEFFGKYEYGDIRNGMVAAIAINVEEPVFESQTKIKLGSTVMAPDGDTINKFVGDFIKTNVDNFMHIHKEEFTDILENKIKETERERKAMAGVTKLARERAKKANLHNRKLRDCRVHFSDVKNEQKEESSIFITEGDSASGSITKSRDVNTQAVFSLRGKPLNCYGLTKKVVYENEEFNLLQAALDIEDGLDTLRYNKVIVATDADVDGMHIRLLIITFFLQFFPELIKKGHVYVLQTPLFRVRNKRTKIKNKQIIEEQDAKRLKGEKKNDLITIYCYTEEERINAIEALGPDPEITRFKGLGEISPDEFAHFIGPDMRLEQVTLHKNDQVKNLLEYYMGKNTMERQNFIIDNLVIEEDLVNDVPME is encoded by the coding sequence ATGGCCGAAGAAAGCAAAAAGACAGTAGCATATACCGACGATAACATTCGACATCTTTCGGATATGGAACACGTACGCACCCGTCCTGGTATGTATATCGGGCGATTGGGCGATGGAAAACTGCCCGAAGACGGTATCTATGTGCTGCTGAAAGAGGTTATCGACAATTCTATCGACGAATTTAAGATGAACGAAGGCACACGCATAGAAATAGAAGTGGAAGACAATCTTCGGGTTTCAGTGCGCGATTATGGGCGTGGCATTCCGCAAGGAAAGCTCGTTGAGGCGGTATCTGTGTTGAATACGGGTGGCAAATACGACTCGAAAGCATTTAAAAAGAGTGTCGGACTGAACGGTGTTGGTATAAAAGCGGTGAATGCGCTAAGCACAAAGTTTGAAGTAAAGAGCTTCCGAGAGGGCAAAGTGCGCTCATTAACGTTCGAAAAAGGTATTAAAAAGACCGATAAAACTACGAAATCGAACGATGAGCAGGGCACTTACATCTACTTTGAACCCGACAACACGCTCTTTAAAAACTACAGTTTCCAAGACGACATTGTCGTTACTATGCTGCGAAACTACACCTATCTGAACACAGGACTTACCATTATGTATAATGGGCATCGCATTCTAAGTCGCCACGGATTGAAGGATTTGCTCTCCGACAATATGACCGTAGACCCGCTTTACCCCATTGTTCACATGAAAGGCGATGACATTGAGATTGCCTTTACGCATACAAACCAATACGGAGAGGAATATTACTCGTTCGTAAACGGGCAGCACACCACGCAGGGAGGTACGCATCAGAGTGCATTTAAGGAGCATATAGCCAAGACTATCAAAGAATTCTTCGGCAAATACGAATATGGCGACATCAGAAATGGTATGGTTGCCGCCATCGCCATTAATGTTGAGGAACCTGTTTTCGAATCGCAGACCAAGATTAAGCTTGGTTCTACGGTGATGGCACCCGATGGCGACACCATCAACAAGTTTGTTGGCGACTTCATAAAGACCAATGTCGATAACTTTATGCACATTCATAAAGAAGAATTTACCGACATTTTGGAAAACAAGATAAAGGAAACCGAGCGCGAACGCAAAGCTATGGCAGGCGTTACGAAGTTGGCACGCGAGCGCGCAAAGAAAGCAAACCTGCACAATAGAAAGCTTCGCGACTGCCGTGTGCACTTCAGCGACGTGAAAAACGAGCAGAAAGAAGAAAGCTCTATCTTCATTACTGAGGGCGATTCTGCCAGCGGAAGCATTACGAAAAGCCGAGATGTGAACACGCAAGCCGTATTTTCGCTGCGTGGAAAACCACTCAACTGCTATGGTCTGACCAAGAAAGTGGTGTACGAAAACGAAGAATTCAACCTCCTGCAAGCAGCTCTCGACATCGAAGACGGCTTAGATACATTGCGCTACAACAAGGTTATCGTAGCCACCGATGCCGATGTAGACGGCATGCACATACGTTTGCTCATCATAACATTCTTCCTTCAGTTCTTCCCAGAGCTGATAAAGAAAGGGCACGTCTACGTTTTGCAGACGCCATTATTCCGCGTACGCAACAAACGCACTAAGATTAAGAACAAGCAAATAATAGAGGAACAGGACGCAAAGCGACTGAAAGGCGAGAAGAAAAACGACCTTATCACGATTTATTGTTACACCGAGGAGGAAAGAATAAATGCGATTGAGGCTCTCGGACCTGACCCAGAAATCACTCGATTTAAAGGTCTTGGAGAGATTTCTCCCGATGAATTCGCCCATTTTATCGGTCCCGACATGCGTTTAGAGCAGGTTACGCTGCACAAAAACGACCAAGTGAAGAACTTGCTGGAGTACTATATGGGTAAAAATACAATGGAACGACAAAACTTCATCATCGACAACTTAGTGATAGAAGAAGACCTTGTGAATGACGTTCCAATGGAATAA
- a CDS encoding S41 family peptidase produces MKRSFLLSITLLLFSTFAAAQINLNLGSDSPMRKMQMAEIAISNFYVDDVDEQKVVEDAIRGMLKGLDPHSTYTDAKETKAMNEPLQGDFEGIGVQFNIIDDTLVVIQTVVNGPSEKVGIVSGDRIVMVDDTLIAGVKMNRTDIMKRLRGKKGTKVKLGIVRRDVKGILNFIVTRAKIPVHTLNAAYMIRPGIGYARLESFGMKTHEELMEAVEKLKQQGMQRLILDLQDNGGGFLEAAVRIANEFLQDNDMIVYTEGRRVSRQSYKARGNGRLKDIPVYVLVNELSASAAEIVSGAIMDNDRGTIIGRRTFGKGLVQRPFELADGSMIRLTVAHYYIPSGRCIQKPYKKGDKVDYDMDLENRLKHGELTNPDSIHFADSLKFYTVRKHRPVYGGGGVMPDYFVPLDTTKFTSFHRKLMAKNLIMDAFLKYVDNNRKTLKKNYKTFDDFKKNYELPVSLTDQIIAEAKKQKIEPKNADELEKTVAYMRHQLKSLVARDLWDMTEYFRIWNEQSDIVQKAIEVIEADMKK; encoded by the coding sequence ATGAAAAGAAGTTTTCTTTTATCAATAACGCTTTTGCTGTTCAGCACTTTTGCTGCTGCACAAATCAATCTGAACCTCGGCAGCGACTCGCCTATGCGGAAAATGCAGATGGCAGAGATAGCTATTTCCAACTTCTATGTAGACGATGTGGACGAGCAGAAAGTGGTGGAAGACGCCATTCGTGGTATGCTGAAAGGGCTCGACCCCCACTCTACCTATACCGATGCGAAGGAAACAAAGGCTATGAACGAACCTTTGCAAGGCGACTTTGAAGGTATTGGCGTGCAATTCAACATTATCGACGATACGTTGGTGGTTATCCAAACTGTCGTGAATGGTCCCTCGGAGAAGGTGGGCATCGTTTCGGGCGACCGTATCGTTATGGTGGACGACACGTTGATAGCGGGCGTGAAAATGAACCGCACCGACATTATGAAGCGTTTGCGCGGCAAAAAAGGCACAAAAGTAAAGTTGGGCATTGTGCGCCGTGATGTAAAAGGCATACTGAACTTTATCGTTACACGTGCAAAGATACCCGTTCACACACTCAACGCAGCCTATATGATTCGTCCGGGCATAGGTTACGCACGTTTGGAGAGCTTCGGTATGAAGACCCACGAGGAGCTAATGGAAGCCGTAGAAAAGCTTAAACAGCAGGGTATGCAACGTTTGATACTCGATTTGCAGGACAATGGCGGCGGTTTCCTCGAAGCAGCGGTGCGCATAGCGAACGAATTTCTGCAAGATAACGACATGATAGTCTACACGGAAGGTCGCCGTGTGTCGAGACAGAGCTACAAAGCACGAGGCAACGGACGACTGAAGGACATTCCTGTCTATGTCTTGGTAAACGAATTGAGTGCTTCGGCTGCCGAAATAGTTTCAGGTGCGATTATGGATAACGACCGTGGCACTATCATTGGGCGTCGCACTTTCGGCAAAGGACTGGTTCAACGGCCGTTCGAACTCGCCGACGGAAGTATGATAAGACTAACCGTAGCACATTATTATATTCCGAGCGGACGCTGCATTCAGAAGCCTTACAAGAAAGGAGACAAGGTAGATTACGATATGGATTTGGAGAACCGACTGAAGCACGGCGAACTAACAAATCCCGACAGCATTCACTTTGCCGACTCGCTGAAGTTCTATACCGTTCGCAAACATCGCCCAGTATATGGTGGCGGTGGCGTTATGCCCGACTATTTCGTACCGTTGGACACCACAAAGTTTACGTCGTTCCACCGCAAACTTATGGCAAAGAACCTCATTATGGACGCTTTCTTGAAGTATGTGGACAACAACCGCAAGACATTGAAAAAGAACTACAAGACCTTTGATGACTTCAAGAAGAACTACGAGTTGCCCGTCAGTCTTACCGACCAAATCATTGCAGAGGCTAAAAAACAAAAGATAGAACCGAAAAATGCCGATGAACTCGAAAAAACCGTGGCTTACATGCGCCACCAACTAAAGTCTCTCGTTGCACGCGACCTATGGGATATGACTGAATATTTCAGAATATGGAACGAGCAAAGCGACATTGTTCAGAAAGCAATTGAAGTGATTGAGGCTGATATGAAGAAGTAA
- a CDS encoding succinate dehydrogenase/fumarate reductase iron-sulfur subunit — translation MEKTISFTLKVWRQNGPTAQGHFDTFEMKDITGDTSFLEMLDILNEQLIEDGKEPFVFDHDCREGICGMCSLYINGYPHGPATGATTCQLYMRRFNDGDVITVEPWRSAAFPVIKDCMVDRGAFDKIIQAGGYTSIRTGQPQDANAILIPKEDADEAMDCATCIGCGACVAACKNGSAMLFLSSKVSQLALLPQGRPEAAKRAKAMIMKMEELGFGNCTNTRACEAECPKNESIANIARLNREFIKAKLAD, via the coding sequence ATGGAAAAAACAATAAGTTTCACGCTTAAAGTATGGCGTCAGAACGGACCTACTGCACAAGGTCATTTTGATACATTCGAGATGAAGGACATCACAGGTGATACTTCATTCCTCGAAATGCTGGATATCCTCAACGAGCAGCTTATCGAAGATGGCAAAGAACCTTTCGTCTTCGACCACGACTGTCGCGAAGGTATCTGCGGTATGTGTTCTCTTTACATCAATGGATACCCACACGGACCTGCTACAGGTGCTACAACCTGCCAGCTTTATATGCGTCGTTTCAACGATGGCGATGTTATCACAGTTGAGCCATGGCGTTCTGCTGCATTCCCAGTAATCAAGGACTGTATGGTAGACCGTGGTGCATTCGATAAGATTATCCAAGCTGGTGGCTACACAAGCATTCGTACAGGACAGCCACAAGATGCTAACGCAATCCTCATTCCTAAGGAAGATGCTGACGAGGCAATGGATTGCGCTACGTGTATCGGCTGCGGTGCGTGCGTTGCAGCATGTAAGAATGGTTCAGCAATGCTCTTCCTTTCTTCTAAGGTAAGCCAGTTGGCACTCCTTCCACAAGGTCGCCCAGAGGCTGCTAAACGTGCAAAGGCTATGATTATGAAGATGGAAGAACTCGGTTTTGGTAACTGTACAAACACCCGTGCATGCGAAGCAGAGTGTCCAAAGAACGAGTCTATTGCTAACATTGCTCGCTTGAACCGCGAGTTTATCAAAGCAAAACTTGCCGACTAA
- the ybeY gene encoding rRNA maturation RNase YbeY, with the protein MITYNAEGVKLPKIGKRDTTRWIKAVAATHNRKVGEIGYMFVDDEKILEVNNEYLGHDYYTDIITFDYCEGNVLNGDIIISLDTVRTNAEKFGKTYEDELFRVIIHGVLHLCGINDKGPGEREIMEENENKALALR; encoded by the coding sequence ATGATAACATACAACGCAGAGGGTGTAAAGCTCCCAAAGATAGGTAAACGCGATACCACACGCTGGATAAAAGCAGTGGCAGCGACCCACAACCGTAAGGTGGGCGAGATTGGTTATATGTTCGTTGACGACGAGAAAATATTGGAAGTGAACAACGAATATCTTGGACACGACTACTACACCGACATCATTACCTTCGACTATTGCGAGGGCAACGTGCTCAATGGCGATATTATAATATCGCTCGATACCGTTCGTACCAATGCAGAAAAGTTCGGAAAGACCTACGAAGACGAGCTTTTCCGCGTCATTATCCACGGTGTGCTCCATCTTTGTGGCATCAACGATAAAGGGCCAGGCGAACGTGAGATAATGGAAGAGAACGAAAATAAAGCGTTGGCACTACGCTGA
- the coaD gene encoding pantetheine-phosphate adenylyltransferase: protein MVNNSEHTERIGLFVGSFDPFTVGHDSIVRRALPLFDKIVIGVGVNERKQYMQTTDQRVSAIQQLYADVPKIEVKAYTDLTVDFAKREQATFFIKGVRSIKDFEYEREQADINRLLGGMETLLLVAEPQFASISSSLVRELIHFGRDVSEFLPQKR from the coding sequence ATGGTAAACAACAGCGAGCACACAGAACGGATAGGTTTGTTTGTGGGAAGTTTCGACCCCTTCACCGTCGGACACGACTCTATTGTGCGTCGGGCATTGCCTTTGTTCGACAAAATAGTCATTGGTGTAGGCGTAAACGAGCGCAAACAATATATGCAAACCACCGACCAACGTGTGTCTGCCATACAGCAGCTCTATGCCGATGTGCCAAAGATAGAGGTGAAAGCCTATACCGACCTTACCGTAGACTTCGCCAAACGTGAGCAAGCCACATTCTTTATAAAGGGTGTGCGCAGCATAAAAGACTTTGAATACGAACGCGAACAGGCAGACATAAATCGTCTTTTGGGCGGTATGGAGACCTTATTGCTTGTGGCTGAACCACAGTTTGCCAGCATCAGCTCAAGCCTTGTGCGCGAACTTATACACTTTGGCAGGGACGTTAGCGAATTTCTGCCACAGAAACGATAA
- a CDS encoding clostripain-related cysteine peptidase, whose translation MKCFSPYPITMCQKSFKHLGSVFMLLCMFVAATLVSCSKGGDDPDDTPSTKEKTIFVYMPWTGSGKNLYEFFVNNIKDMKKGIVEQGGLNNTNLLILIANSMDKSHLINVTYRDGKCYNDTLKTYDDGAMNTSDKMAALLNKVAEVAPAHIYSMMIGSHGVGWIYAEKVSESVQRRIAAARDRNEKMGLPITRQSRYFGGGAVQMNIDDLADGIRRSKVNHLQFLLFDDCYMANIETAYELNRVTDYLIGCPTEIMGHGMPYREMWKYLSPTQPDYKNAVESFYNFYSNYSIGSTDYHYGTISVTDCRKVDEMMKVLDVVHNKYRLGTDVGSGLQVLDGYTPVVFFDFADYVHRLCASDAELTKRFDYALSQLVPYERHTEYYFSSLTYAGEHRINTCCGLTISAPSTNTMVVNSKPKSHFYVLFR comes from the coding sequence ATGAAATGCTTCTCTCCATATCCAATTACAATGTGCCAAAAGTCGTTTAAACACCTTGGCAGTGTCTTTATGCTTTTGTGTATGTTTGTTGCTGCGACCTTGGTTTCCTGCAGCAAAGGGGGCGACGACCCTGACGATACGCCCTCCACGAAAGAGAAAACAATCTTTGTTTATATGCCTTGGACGGGTTCAGGAAAGAACTTGTATGAATTCTTCGTGAACAATATCAAGGATATGAAGAAAGGAATCGTTGAGCAAGGAGGCTTGAACAATACCAATTTGCTTATTTTAATAGCCAACTCGATGGATAAAAGCCATCTTATCAATGTTACTTACCGCGACGGAAAGTGTTATAACGACACGCTCAAAACCTACGACGACGGTGCTATGAATACCTCCGACAAGATGGCTGCCTTGTTGAATAAGGTGGCAGAGGTTGCTCCTGCACACATTTATTCTATGATGATTGGCTCGCACGGTGTAGGCTGGATATATGCCGAAAAAGTCTCTGAATCTGTACAACGTCGCATTGCAGCAGCCCGAGATAGAAACGAGAAGATGGGATTGCCCATTACTCGACAGAGCCGTTACTTCGGTGGCGGAGCTGTTCAGATGAATATCGACGATTTGGCAGACGGAATACGACGTTCCAAAGTAAACCATTTGCAGTTCCTCCTCTTCGACGATTGCTATATGGCGAATATCGAAACGGCTTACGAATTGAACCGTGTTACCGACTACCTGATAGGCTGTCCAACCGAGATAATGGGGCACGGAATGCCTTATCGTGAGATGTGGAAGTACCTATCGCCTACGCAACCCGACTACAAGAATGCAGTAGAAAGTTTCTATAACTTCTATTCCAACTATTCCATCGGCAGCACTGACTACCATTACGGAACAATTTCTGTAACCGATTGCCGCAAGGTAGATGAAATGATGAAGGTGCTCGATGTCGTTCACAACAAGTATCGCTTGGGTACCGATGTCGGTTCAGGCTTGCAGGTTCTCGATGGCTACACCCCAGTGGTATTCTTCGATTTCGCCGATTATGTCCATCGTCTTTGCGCCAGCGATGCAGAACTGACGAAACGGTTCGACTATGCTTTGTCGCAACTTGTTCCATACGAACGCCATACCGAATATTACTTCTCGTCTTTGACCTATGCGGGCGAGCATCGCATAAATACTTGCTGCGGATTAACCATCTCTGCGCCATCTACCAACACTATGGTAGTGAACAGTAAGCCGAAGAGTCATTTCTATGTACTTTTTCGATAG
- a CDS encoding leucine-rich repeat domain-containing protein — MKIKSLLLAALAFVPAVLSAQVIEGEVLVRGDGVPKDYKIPEGIREIAPNAFATSSVRSIECPASLEVIGQCAFFYATELKSVTFAPNSKLKTIGEQAFSDCTNLETIELPNSVDSIGVNAFVLCENLKKITIPTGLRKLSRSTFMSCSNLMKVKFPETLKEIDETCFANCVSLTSLTLTGVETIGERAFYNCKVLTNVKLNEGLKEIKDNAFQRCIAIETLELPASIEKTGAKLFLQCPEFDGFTVVAGSKYMMADGGVLYSKDKTTLYECPQTAKSDNFVVPAETKLIRSMAFFECQDIKAITLPKNLEKVGTGALSNNGMATFNFTTNDYLIYEDNALYYRSQNGNGLYLMAIPCKSTKTEFLLQPKTSYIADYAFSYNNSMQKVSLPDSVIGVGPRAFYACHGLKDIYSYRETAPTLGEEVFGDVEFNKVYLHVRKGSEKSYADNNWLFLWGDNIEGDYPDVVDAIKGVTTASADLTVVRLSATEVRLTADTNISSVELYNAAGGLVSENKQVGSNEVVLTLPHRGVYVAKLRLANGSVKVVKI, encoded by the coding sequence ATGAAGATTAAATCTTTATTGTTAGCAGCCTTAGCCTTTGTGCCAGCGGTTTTGTCGGCACAGGTAATCGAAGGCGAAGTGTTGGTGAGAGGCGACGGTGTGCCCAAAGACTACAAAATTCCGGAAGGAATACGCGAAATTGCTCCGAATGCCTTTGCAACATCATCTGTCAGAAGTATCGAATGTCCAGCTTCGCTCGAAGTTATAGGGCAGTGTGCATTCTTCTATGCTACCGAACTGAAGTCGGTTACGTTTGCACCGAATAGCAAACTGAAGACCATTGGCGAACAGGCTTTCAGCGATTGCACGAACCTTGAGACCATCGAATTGCCAAACTCGGTAGATTCCATTGGTGTAAATGCCTTCGTATTGTGCGAAAACCTGAAGAAGATAACAATACCCACAGGACTTAGAAAGCTTTCGCGCAGCACGTTTATGTCTTGTTCTAACCTTATGAAAGTGAAGTTCCCTGAAACGCTGAAAGAGATAGACGAAACCTGTTTTGCCAACTGTGTTTCGCTTACCTCGCTTACGCTTACGGGCGTAGAAACCATTGGCGAGCGTGCTTTCTACAACTGCAAGGTGCTGACTAACGTGAAACTGAACGAAGGTTTGAAAGAAATAAAAGACAATGCTTTCCAACGTTGTATCGCTATCGAAACACTCGAACTTCCTGCATCGATAGAAAAAACAGGCGCAAAGTTGTTCTTGCAATGTCCCGAATTCGATGGTTTCACCGTTGTTGCAGGCAGTAAGTATATGATGGCAGACGGTGGCGTGCTCTATTCTAAGGATAAAACCACGCTCTACGAGTGCCCACAGACAGCGAAAAGCGATAACTTCGTTGTGCCAGCTGAAACAAAATTAATCCGCTCAATGGCGTTTTTCGAGTGTCAGGACATTAAGGCGATAACACTCCCTAAGAACCTTGAAAAGGTTGGTACGGGCGCATTGTCGAACAACGGTATGGCAACGTTCAACTTTACTACGAACGACTACTTGATTTACGAGGACAATGCGCTTTATTACAGAAGCCAAAACGGCAACGGACTCTACCTGATGGCAATTCCTTGCAAGAGCACTAAGACGGAGTTCTTGCTTCAACCAAAAACCTCTTACATAGCCGATTATGCTTTTTCTTACAACAATAGTATGCAGAAAGTAAGCCTGCCCGATTCTGTAATAGGAGTTGGTCCACGTGCTTTCTATGCCTGCCACGGCTTGAAAGATATTTATAGCTATCGCGAAACAGCTCCTACTCTCGGAGAAGAGGTATTCGGCGATGTTGAATTCAATAAGGTGTACTTGCACGTAAGAAAAGGTTCGGAGAAGTCGTATGCCGACAATAACTGGCTGTTCTTATGGGGCGACAATATCGAAGGCGACTATCCAGACGTTGTAGATGCAATAAAAGGCGTTACAACTGCAAGCGCAGACCTCACGGTTGTCAGACTGAGTGCAACCGAAGTGCGCTTAACAGCCGATACCAATATCAGTTCGGTAGAGCTATACAATGCTGCTGGTGGCTTGGTAAGCGAAAACAAGCAAGTCGGCAGCAACGAAGTTGTGCTTACTCTGCCTCATCGTGGCGTCTACGTTGCTAAGCTAAGGCTTGCTAATGGCAGCGTAAAGGTCGTAAAAATCTAA